The following coding sequences are from one Streptomyces sp. NBC_00536 window:
- a CDS encoding transporter has protein sequence MSAATPAEGSSEGYRTSAQASLAPVRVSLTPVFVRLKLSLLRNGLKGSSKRKAAYLSTLILAVGVGVLQMIGLAVLHGNAHAGTVVVLLAAILALLWSVMPLFFPSGDETLDPTRLVMLPLRPRPLVRALLASSLVGIGPLFTLCLAVGSVTAVAHGPAGIVAAVLGAPLLLLGCVVLARAVATANVRLLSSRKGRDLAVLSGLLIAVGAQFANFASQRLFQAGGLSALEPAEAVVRWLPPATAVGMVDSVGRGAYAVAAAQLALTVGAIALLLWSWERSLTKLMVTPDGSTIGAAESGKKRGAGSGGWSLLPDGRTGAVVQRALRYAVRDPKTKAAWMSSLTIGLIIPVANALQGHGSVYLACFGAGMLGVQMYNQFGQDTSAFWMVAQTLSTPREAYAELRARALALALVTVPYTVLVTVVTAAMVGDWAALPEVIGLALGLLGAMLCSGALASARFPYSIPTDGAFKNVAPGQGGLAWMGIFIGLLASTLLCAPLIALTVWLHLADLHGSLWLLLPLGIGWGVLTAWAGMRLAAPTVSRRLPEILTAVSKG, from the coding sequence ATGAGCGCGGCCACGCCCGCGGAGGGATCATCGGAGGGCTACCGCACCTCCGCACAGGCGTCCCTCGCGCCCGTACGGGTTTCCCTCACGCCCGTCTTCGTCCGGCTCAAGCTGTCCCTACTGCGCAACGGCCTCAAGGGCTCCTCGAAGCGGAAGGCCGCCTACCTCAGCACGCTGATCCTGGCGGTCGGGGTCGGCGTGCTCCAGATGATCGGCCTGGCCGTCCTGCACGGGAACGCGCACGCGGGCACCGTCGTGGTGCTGCTCGCCGCGATCCTGGCGCTGCTCTGGTCCGTGATGCCGCTGTTCTTCCCCAGCGGGGACGAGACCCTCGACCCGACCCGGCTGGTGATGCTGCCGCTGCGGCCGCGGCCGCTCGTCCGGGCCCTGCTGGCGTCCTCCCTCGTCGGCATCGGCCCGCTCTTCACGCTGTGCCTCGCCGTCGGTTCGGTGACCGCGGTGGCCCACGGCCCGGCGGGCATCGTCGCCGCCGTCCTCGGCGCGCCGCTGCTGCTGCTCGGCTGCGTGGTCCTGGCGCGGGCGGTGGCCACCGCCAACGTCCGGCTGCTGTCCAGCCGCAAGGGCCGCGACCTGGCCGTGCTCAGCGGGCTGCTGATCGCGGTCGGCGCCCAGTTCGCCAACTTCGCCAGCCAGCGGCTCTTCCAGGCCGGTGGCCTGAGCGCCCTGGAACCCGCCGAGGCGGTGGTGCGCTGGCTGCCGCCCGCGACCGCCGTCGGCATGGTCGACTCGGTCGGCCGGGGCGCGTACGCCGTCGCCGCCGCCCAGCTCGCACTGACCGTGGGCGCGATCGCCCTGCTGCTGTGGTCCTGGGAGCGCAGCCTCACCAAGCTGATGGTCACACCGGACGGCTCCACCATCGGAGCGGCCGAGTCGGGGAAGAAGCGCGGCGCCGGGTCCGGCGGCTGGTCGCTCCTGCCGGACGGGCGTACCGGCGCGGTCGTCCAGCGCGCCCTGCGCTACGCCGTCCGCGACCCCAAGACGAAGGCCGCGTGGATGAGTTCCCTCACCATCGGCCTGATCATCCCGGTCGCCAACGCGCTCCAGGGGCACGGCTCGGTCTACCTCGCCTGCTTCGGCGCGGGCATGCTCGGCGTCCAGATGTACAACCAGTTCGGGCAGGACACCTCCGCCTTCTGGATGGTCGCCCAGACCCTGTCGACCCCGCGCGAGGCCTACGCCGAACTGCGCGCCCGGGCCCTCGCGCTGGCCCTGGTCACCGTCCCGTACACGGTGCTCGTGACCGTGGTGACGGCGGCGATGGTGGGCGACTGGGCCGCCCTGCCGGAGGTCATCGGCCTCGCGCTGGGGCTGCTCGGCGCGATGCTGTGCTCGGGGGCACTGGCCTCGGCGCGCTTCCCGTACTCCATCCCGACGGACGGCGCGTTCAAGAACGTGGCCCCCGGCCAGGGCGGCCTCGCCTGGATGGGCATCTTCATCGGCCTGCTCGCCTCGACCCTGCTGTGCGCACCGCTGATCGCGCTGACGGTCTGGCTCCACCTGGCGGACCTGCACGGCTCCCTGTGGCTGCTGCTCCCGCTCGGCATCGGCTGGGGCGTCCTGACAGCATGGGCGGGCATGCGCCTGGCCGCCCCCACCGTCTCCCGCCGCCTCCCGGAAATCCTGACGGCGGTCAGCAAGGGCTGA
- a CDS encoding ABC transporter ATP-binding protein, translating into MPDQALLTGDTASVAAPAVRIQGLWKRFGEQIAVAGIDLELPAGQFIGLVGPNGAGKTTTLSMVTGLLRPDQGRVEVAGHDVWQDPVQVKSRIGVLPEGLRLFERLSGRELLGYMGRLRGVPGPETDKRATQLLDVLDLAGSQHKLVVDYSTGMRKKIGLAAALLHNPEVLFLDEPFEGVDPVSAQTIRKVLERYTASGATVVFSSHVMELVESLCDWVAVMAAGQIRAAGPLATVRGSAPTLQDAFLELVGAQGRDTGESLDWLGGGTASR; encoded by the coding sequence ATGCCGGACCAGGCATTGTTGACGGGGGACACGGCATCGGTTGCCGCCCCCGCCGTACGGATCCAAGGGCTGTGGAAGCGCTTCGGCGAGCAGATCGCCGTCGCGGGGATCGATCTCGAACTGCCCGCGGGGCAGTTCATCGGTCTCGTCGGCCCCAACGGGGCCGGCAAGACCACCACGCTGTCGATGGTGACCGGGCTGCTGCGCCCGGACCAGGGGCGCGTCGAGGTCGCCGGACATGACGTATGGCAGGACCCGGTTCAGGTGAAATCCCGGATCGGGGTGCTGCCGGAGGGGCTGCGGCTCTTCGAGCGGCTGTCCGGGCGGGAACTGCTCGGCTACATGGGCCGCTTGCGGGGCGTCCCGGGCCCGGAGACCGACAAGCGCGCGACACAGCTGCTGGACGTCCTGGACCTCGCGGGCTCGCAGCACAAGCTGGTCGTGGACTACTCGACCGGCATGCGCAAGAAGATCGGTCTGGCGGCGGCGCTGCTGCACAACCCCGAAGTGCTGTTCCTCGACGAACCGTTCGAGGGCGTCGACCCGGTGTCGGCGCAGACCATCCGCAAGGTGCTGGAACGTTACACCGCGTCCGGTGCCACGGTGGTCTTCTCCTCGCACGTGATGGAACTGGTCGAGTCGCTGTGCGACTGGGTCGCCGTGATGGCGGCCGGGCAGATCCGCGCCGCGGGCCCGCTGGCCACCGTCCGCGGCAGCGCGCCCACCCTGCAGGACGCCTTCCTCGAACTGGTCGGCGCGCAGGGCCGCGACACCGGCGAATCGCTGGACTGGCTCGGCGGCGGGACGGCCTCCCGATGA
- a CDS encoding bifunctional DNA primase/polymerase, producing MLIVEETIGVTETAPIPQQRGELLLDHAVRYAEERHWDVFAGTWLEPGDGREVCSCGVAACEKPGAHPGVKEWAALASGSAVRVRQLWSRQPAASILLPTGRTFDAIEVPEVSGFLALARLERLGLTIGPVTATPDRRIQFFVLPGAGAKLPDLLRKLGWQPASLDLVARGEGDYVAAPPTRYGGRGQVQWVRRPTPANRWLPDTEELIDVLAYACGREAAAARARRG from the coding sequence GTGCTGATCGTGGAAGAGACCATCGGAGTCACGGAGACCGCGCCCATCCCCCAGCAGCGCGGTGAACTGCTGCTGGACCATGCCGTGCGGTACGCGGAAGAGCGGCACTGGGACGTGTTCGCGGGCACCTGGCTGGAGCCCGGGGACGGCCGGGAGGTCTGCTCCTGCGGGGTCGCGGCCTGCGAGAAGCCGGGCGCGCACCCGGGGGTGAAGGAGTGGGCCGCGCTGGCGTCGGGCAGCGCGGTCCGGGTCCGCCAGCTGTGGTCGCGCCAGCCCGCCGCCTCGATCCTGCTGCCCACCGGCCGCACCTTCGACGCGATCGAGGTGCCGGAGGTGTCCGGCTTCCTGGCGCTGGCCCGGCTGGAGCGGCTGGGGCTCACCATCGGGCCGGTGACCGCGACCCCGGACCGGCGGATCCAGTTCTTCGTGCTGCCCGGCGCCGGGGCCAAGCTCCCCGATCTGCTGCGCAAGCTGGGCTGGCAGCCCGCCTCGCTCGACCTCGTCGCGCGCGGCGAGGGGGACTACGTCGCCGCCCCGCCCACCCGCTACGGCGGCCGGGGCCAGGTGCAGTGGGTCCGCCGCCCCACCCCGGCGAACCGGTGGCTGCCCGACACCGAGGAGCTGATCGACGTACTGGCCTACGCGTGCGGGCGCGAGGCGGCGGCGGCCCGGGCCCGCCGCGGCTGA